One stretch of Pandoraea oxalativorans DNA includes these proteins:
- a CDS encoding recombination-associated protein RdgC, whose translation MWFKNLQLHRIPAGWSMSVAQMEEALEKHAFREGGSLEMQVQGWAPPRDGGELVHSINRQFLLAYRAEKKLLPTTVVNQVTRAKAAELEEQQGFKPGRKQMRELKEQVTDELLPRAFGIRRDTRVWIDPVNRWLVIDAASPAKADEVRSLLLKTLDIVLENVELNEAPVSVMTSWLAGNEAPSGFTVDQDVELRSNTDEKAAVRYVAHPLDGADVRQHIEAGKRCTKLAMTWNDRISFVLTDAFIIKRITPLDIIKDATDPTAEGEAEKFDADVALMTGELARMLDDLVEAVGGERQMDKAA comes from the coding sequence ATGTGGTTCAAGAATCTTCAGTTGCACCGAATTCCTGCCGGTTGGTCCATGAGCGTCGCGCAAATGGAAGAGGCGCTCGAGAAGCATGCCTTCCGCGAGGGCGGCAGCCTGGAAATGCAGGTGCAGGGCTGGGCGCCGCCGCGCGATGGCGGCGAGCTCGTGCACAGCATCAATCGTCAGTTCCTGCTGGCCTATCGGGCCGAAAAGAAGCTGCTGCCGACGACCGTCGTCAATCAGGTGACGCGCGCCAAGGCCGCCGAGCTTGAGGAGCAGCAAGGCTTCAAGCCGGGGCGCAAGCAGATGCGTGAACTCAAGGAGCAGGTCACGGACGAGTTGCTGCCGCGCGCGTTCGGCATTCGTCGCGACACGCGCGTGTGGATCGATCCGGTCAATCGCTGGCTGGTCATCGACGCTGCGTCGCCCGCCAAGGCCGACGAAGTGCGCAGCTTGCTGCTCAAGACGCTGGACATCGTCCTCGAGAACGTCGAACTCAACGAAGCGCCGGTGTCCGTGATGACGTCTTGGCTGGCGGGCAATGAAGCGCCGTCCGGTTTCACCGTCGATCAGGATGTGGAACTGCGCTCGAACACCGACGAAAAGGCGGCCGTGCGTTATGTGGCGCACCCGCTCGATGGCGCGGACGTGCGTCAGCACATCGAAGCTGGCAAGCGCTGCACGAAGTTGGCGATGACGTGGAACGACCGCATCTCGTTCGTGCTGACCGACGCGTTCATCATCAAGCGCATTACGCCGCTCGACATCATCAAGGACGCTACCGACCCGACCGCGGAAGGCGAGGCCGAGAAGTTCGATGCCGACGTGGCACTCATGACCGGCGAACTCGCCCGCATGCTCGACGATCTGGTCGAAGCCGTGGGCGGTGAACGTCAGATGGACAAGGCGGCCTGA
- a CDS encoding DUF1854 domain-containing protein, which yields MQIDFILSRNAFGRLVLTDAEGVAHEGVVPVRAFPIAAPDEGLALVSTEGRELVWLDSLDALPAAMRVLVSEELAAREFMPEVQRIRGVSTYATPSTWTVETNRGEASFVLRGEEDIRRLGGQTLLITDNHGIHFLIRDTGTLDKPSRKILDRFL from the coding sequence ATGCAGATCGATTTCATCCTGTCGCGCAACGCCTTCGGCCGTTTGGTGCTGACCGACGCCGAGGGCGTCGCCCATGAGGGCGTGGTGCCCGTGCGGGCCTTTCCGATTGCCGCGCCGGACGAGGGGCTGGCGCTCGTGAGCACGGAAGGGCGCGAGCTGGTCTGGCTCGACTCGCTCGACGCGCTGCCTGCTGCCATGCGCGTGCTTGTCTCGGAGGAGCTCGCCGCACGCGAGTTCATGCCCGAAGTGCAGCGCATCAGGGGCGTGTCGACGTATGCGACGCCCAGCACGTGGACCGTCGAGACGAACCGTGGCGAAGCGTCGTTCGTGCTGCGCGGCGAAGAGGACATTCGCCGTCTCGGCGGACAGACACTGCTCATCACCGATAACCACGGCATTCACTTCCTGATTCGCGATACGGGCACGCTGGACAAGCCCAGCCGCAAGATTCTCGACCGTTTCCTGTGA
- a CDS encoding ABC transporter ATP-binding protein: MTDTSAATPSDASADSPAQASSVSSASARSACAEPWYPDLATQLADGETVLAWMPIDLDAQLHFAQGVVVATERRVMAREARRDGGSSQSPWQSWPYHAGLSLTHTDHAGVGSLELCDARQKLVNWRYTLGHNPAALTLMDTIVRQRDIHVAGHAAAHAAEEVGVCPICQAELPPGVDECPQCNPEVEAPPSTWALLRLWRFARPYRFQLLAGFLLTLCATGATLIPPYLTMPLMDNVLIPFQNGQPIDYHLVGMYLSGLLGAGLVAWVLGWARTYLLAKVSERIGADLRTATYSHLLRLSLEYFGGKRTGDLMARIGSESDRICVFLSLHLLDFATDVLMIVMTAVILVSINPWLAVVTLLPLPFIAWLIHLVRDRLRHGFEKVDRIWSEITNVLADTIPGIRVVKAFAQENREVARFKEANRHNLMVNDRVNKVWSLFTPTVTFLTEVGLLVVWIFGIWQVSKHEITVGVLAAFLTYISRFYTRLDSMSRIVSVTQKAAAGAKRIFDILDHVSNVPEPVNPVHLKEVKGAIDLRDIGFRYGNRAVIRGMDLRIAPGEMIGLVGHSGSGKSTLVNLICRFYDVAEGSIQIDGVDIRALPVSDFRRNVGLVLQEPFLFFGTIAENIAYGKPEATRAEIVAAARAAHAHEFILRLPHGYDSLVGERGQALSGGERQRMSIARALLIDPRILILDEATSSVDTATEKEIQKALDNLVKGRTTIAIAHRLSTLRKADRLVVLDRGKIVEVGNHDELIAREGAYYKLYQAQQRNVDTDIDEVVASAEAAATVAAVTAAPAQPLSIN; this comes from the coding sequence ATGACCGACACCTCTGCCGCCACGCCGTCCGACGCCTCTGCGGATTCACCCGCGCAAGCCTCTTCTGTGTCTTCCGCGTCCGCCCGGAGCGCCTGCGCCGAACCCTGGTACCCGGATCTCGCCACGCAACTGGCCGACGGGGAGACGGTGCTTGCCTGGATGCCCATCGATCTCGACGCGCAGTTGCACTTCGCCCAGGGTGTGGTGGTGGCGACCGAGCGTCGGGTGATGGCGCGTGAAGCGCGGCGCGACGGCGGGTCGAGTCAGTCGCCATGGCAATCGTGGCCGTACCATGCGGGGCTGTCGCTCACGCATACGGACCACGCGGGCGTTGGCTCGCTGGAACTGTGTGATGCGCGTCAGAAACTGGTGAACTGGCGTTACACCCTCGGCCACAATCCGGCGGCGCTCACGTTGATGGACACGATCGTGCGTCAGCGCGATATCCACGTGGCCGGTCACGCGGCGGCGCATGCGGCGGAAGAGGTGGGCGTTTGCCCGATCTGTCAGGCGGAACTGCCGCCCGGCGTGGACGAGTGTCCGCAATGCAATCCTGAGGTAGAAGCCCCGCCGTCGACATGGGCATTGCTTCGATTGTGGCGTTTCGCGCGGCCGTATCGCTTTCAGTTGTTGGCGGGTTTCCTGCTGACGCTCTGCGCGACGGGCGCGACGTTGATCCCGCCATATCTGACGATGCCGCTCATGGACAACGTGCTGATCCCGTTCCAGAACGGCCAACCCATCGATTACCACCTGGTGGGAATGTATCTGTCTGGTTTGCTGGGGGCGGGTCTGGTCGCGTGGGTCCTTGGCTGGGCGCGCACGTATCTGCTCGCGAAAGTGTCGGAGCGCATCGGCGCGGATCTGCGCACAGCGACTTATTCGCATCTGCTACGGCTGTCGCTGGAGTATTTCGGCGGCAAGCGCACGGGTGACCTGATGGCGCGTATCGGCTCGGAGAGCGATCGCATCTGCGTGTTCCTTTCGCTGCATTTGCTGGACTTCGCGACCGACGTGCTGATGATCGTCATGACGGCGGTCATTCTGGTGTCGATCAATCCGTGGCTGGCTGTGGTCACGCTCTTGCCGCTGCCGTTCATCGCGTGGCTGATTCATCTGGTGCGCGACCGCCTGCGTCACGGCTTCGAGAAGGTCGACCGGATCTGGTCGGAAATCACCAACGTGCTCGCCGACACGATTCCGGGGATTCGCGTGGTCAAGGCGTTTGCGCAGGAAAACCGTGAGGTCGCGCGCTTCAAGGAAGCCAACCGCCACAATTTGATGGTCAACGACCGGGTGAACAAGGTCTGGTCGCTGTTCACGCCGACGGTCACGTTCCTCACCGAAGTGGGGCTGCTGGTCGTCTGGATCTTCGGTATCTGGCAGGTCTCGAAACACGAAATCACGGTCGGTGTGCTGGCCGCGTTCCTCACGTACATCAGCCGTTTCTATACGCGTCTGGACTCGATGAGCCGCATCGTCTCGGTCACGCAAAAGGCCGCCGCCGGCGCGAAGCGCATCTTCGACATTCTGGATCACGTCTCGAACGTGCCGGAACCGGTCAATCCGGTGCATCTGAAGGAAGTGAAGGGCGCTATCGACCTGCGCGACATCGGTTTCCGATACGGCAACCGCGCGGTGATTCGCGGCATGGATCTGCGTATTGCGCCGGGCGAGATGATCGGTCTGGTCGGCCACAGCGGCTCGGGCAAGAGCACGCTGGTGAACCTGATCTGCCGCTTCTACGACGTGGCGGAGGGTTCGATCCAGATCGATGGCGTGGACATTCGCGCGCTGCCCGTGTCGGATTTCCGTCGCAACGTCGGTCTGGTCTTGCAGGAGCCGTTCCTGTTCTTCGGCACGATTGCCGAGAACATCGCGTACGGCAAACCGGAGGCAACGCGCGCCGAGATCGTCGCAGCCGCCCGCGCAGCCCATGCGCACGAGTTCATTCTGCGTCTGCCGCACGGCTACGACTCGCTCGTGGGCGAGCGCGGTCAGGCGTTGTCGGGCGGCGAACGTCAGCGTATGTCCATCGCCCGCGCGCTGCTGATCGATCCGAGAATTCTGATTCTCGACGAGGCGACGTCCTCGGTCGACACGGCCACGGAAAAGGAAATTCAGAAGGCGCTCGACAACCTCGTCAAGGGACGCACGACCATCGCGATTGCTCACCGGTTGTCGACGCTGCGCAAGGCCGACCGACTCGTGGTGCTCGATCGCGGCAAGATCGTCGAGGTGGGCAACCACGACGAACTGATCGCCCGCGAAGGGGCGTACTACAAGCTCTATCAGGCGCAACAGCGCAATGTCGATACGGATATCGACGAGGTCGTCGCCTCGGCCGAAGCGGCCGCCACCGTCGCGGCGGTGACTGCCGCGCCGGCACAGCCGCTGTCCATCAACTAA
- the cphA gene encoding cyanophycin synthetase, with protein MKKKDIEIFDVLSLRGPNMWTYRPVLEAWVDIGELEEFPSNKIPGFPERLSEWLPTLIEHRCSIGERGGFLQRLREGTWPGHILEHVTLELQNLAGMPGGFGKARETPISGVYKVIVRAWHEDVTRAALFAARDLVMAAIEDRPYDVEAAVEELRGLIDKHCLGPSTACIVDAADDRDIPHLRLSDGNLVQLGYGAAARRIWTAETDRTPAIAESISRDKDLTKQLLESCGVPVPEGRLVDSAQDAWEAAEDIGLPVVVKPYDGNHGRGVFINLTTREEVTTAFGVALEEGNGVIVERFVTGLEHRLLVVGGRVVAAAMGEMASVTGDGEHTVSELIELQINSDPRRGSAEDQPLNRVRIDSSARLELKRQGFDADAVPPEGKNVLIQRNGNVAFDVTDRVHPSVAAHASLAARIVGLDIAGVDLVAEDISRPLAEQRGAIVEVNAGPGLLMHLKPADGAPRPVGRAIVDHLFPDGHAGRIPVVGITGTNGKTVTARLLTHLLQLAGEHTGLACSDGLFLDKRLVQGGDRANWDAANRVLMNASVTAAVFENDSTAILSEGLAYDRCQVGIVTNIDRPDHLGHNFVEDVERMFSVLRTQVDVVLPDGVAVLNARDPLVVEMAELCDGDVIFFGLDEQLPAIVAHRAAGKRAVFVRDGHVILATGTEEAAIGATANMPLTYAGRVAFQVENVLAAVAAAWSMGVALDILRTGVTTFDVGQVDAPGRFTLFEKQGATVIVDDAHNAPALTALAAALATLPAERRTVVYGPGADRMDEDLQAEGKLLAQTFERVVLCDDLSDLGTARKRASSESRAQLRAGIDAAGRKVQVTDARERRAAAEAALAQLTSGDLLVLQADEGGAAAMLDLVHLWMGQPMRALAA; from the coding sequence ATGAAAAAGAAAGACATTGAGATTTTCGATGTCCTGTCGCTGCGCGGACCGAATATGTGGACATATCGGCCGGTGCTCGAGGCATGGGTCGATATTGGGGAATTGGAAGAGTTCCCATCCAACAAGATCCCGGGGTTCCCCGAACGGCTGTCCGAATGGTTGCCGACGCTCATCGAACACCGCTGCAGCATCGGCGAGCGCGGCGGCTTCCTTCAGCGGCTTCGCGAAGGCACGTGGCCCGGCCACATCCTGGAGCACGTCACGCTCGAACTTCAGAACCTCGCCGGCATGCCCGGTGGCTTCGGCAAGGCACGCGAGACCCCGATTTCGGGCGTCTACAAGGTAATCGTGCGCGCCTGGCATGAAGACGTGACCCGCGCCGCCCTGTTTGCGGCCCGCGATCTGGTCATGGCCGCCATCGAAGACCGGCCTTACGACGTCGAAGCCGCCGTCGAAGAATTGCGCGGTCTGATCGACAAACACTGTCTCGGCCCGAGCACGGCCTGCATCGTCGACGCCGCCGACGACCGCGACATCCCCCATCTGCGTCTGTCCGACGGCAATCTGGTGCAACTGGGTTACGGCGCGGCCGCCCGTCGCATCTGGACGGCCGAGACCGACCGCACCCCCGCCATCGCGGAGAGCATCTCGCGCGACAAGGACCTGACCAAGCAACTGCTCGAATCGTGCGGCGTGCCCGTGCCGGAAGGCCGTCTGGTCGACAGCGCACAAGACGCCTGGGAAGCCGCCGAGGACATCGGCCTGCCCGTGGTCGTCAAGCCCTACGACGGCAATCACGGTCGTGGCGTGTTCATCAATCTCACCACGCGAGAAGAAGTCACGACCGCGTTCGGCGTGGCCCTCGAAGAAGGCAACGGCGTGATCGTCGAGCGCTTCGTTACGGGTCTCGAGCATCGCCTGCTGGTCGTGGGCGGTCGCGTCGTCGCCGCGGCGATGGGCGAAATGGCCTCCGTGACCGGCGATGGCGAGCACACCGTCTCGGAACTCATCGAGCTACAGATCAACAGCGATCCGCGTCGCGGCAGCGCCGAAGACCAGCCGCTCAATCGCGTGCGCATCGATTCGTCGGCGCGCCTCGAACTGAAGCGTCAGGGTTTCGACGCCGACGCCGTGCCGCCGGAAGGCAAGAACGTCCTGATTCAGCGTAACGGCAACGTCGCCTTCGACGTGACCGACCGCGTTCACCCGAGCGTGGCCGCCCATGCTTCGCTGGCCGCTCGTATCGTGGGTCTGGACATCGCTGGCGTGGATCTGGTCGCCGAAGACATTTCCCGTCCGCTCGCGGAACAGCGCGGCGCCATCGTGGAAGTCAACGCCGGTCCCGGCCTGCTCATGCACCTGAAACCGGCCGACGGCGCACCGCGTCCGGTCGGCCGCGCCATCGTCGACCATCTGTTCCCCGATGGCCACGCGGGCCGCATTCCGGTCGTCGGCATTACCGGCACGAACGGCAAGACGGTCACGGCACGCCTGCTCACACACCTGCTGCAACTGGCGGGCGAACATACGGGTCTCGCGTGCAGCGACGGCCTGTTCCTCGACAAGCGTCTGGTGCAAGGCGGCGACCGCGCCAACTGGGACGCCGCGAACCGCGTACTGATGAACGCCAGCGTGACCGCTGCCGTCTTTGAAAACGACAGCACCGCCATTCTGTCCGAGGGCCTTGCCTACGACCGTTGTCAGGTCGGCATCGTCACGAACATCGACCGCCCGGACCATCTCGGCCACAACTTCGTCGAAGACGTCGAGCGCATGTTCAGCGTGCTGCGTACGCAAGTCGATGTCGTGCTGCCCGACGGCGTAGCGGTCCTCAATGCCCGCGACCCGCTGGTCGTGGAGATGGCCGAGCTGTGCGACGGCGACGTGATCTTCTTCGGTCTGGACGAGCAACTGCCCGCCATCGTGGCGCACCGCGCCGCAGGTAAGCGCGCAGTTTTCGTGCGCGATGGTCACGTGATCCTCGCGACGGGCACGGAAGAAGCGGCCATCGGCGCCACGGCCAACATGCCGCTGACCTATGCCGGACGTGTTGCCTTCCAGGTCGAGAACGTGCTGGCCGCCGTGGCCGCCGCGTGGTCGATGGGCGTGGCGCTGGATATCCTGCGCACCGGCGTGACGACGTTCGACGTCGGTCAGGTCGATGCCCCGGGCCGCTTCACGCTGTTCGAGAAGCAAGGCGCAACGGTGATCGTCGACGACGCGCATAACGCCCCTGCCCTCACCGCACTGGCTGCCGCCCTTGCCACCCTGCCCGCAGAGCGCCGCACGGTGGTCTACGGCCCGGGCGCGGACCGCATGGACGAAGACCTTCAGGCCGAAGGCAAGCTGCTGGCGCAGACGTTCGAGCGCGTGGTGCTGTGCGACGATCTGAGTGATCTGGGTACCGCCCGCAAACGCGCGTCGTCCGAGTCGCGCGCTCAGTTGCGCGCAGGCATCGACGCCGCCGGTCGCAAGGTTCAGGTGACGGACGCCCGCGAACGCCGTGCCGCCGCCGAGGCCGCGCTGGCCCAGCTCACGAGCGGCGATCTGCTCGTGTTGCAGGCCGACGAAGGCGGTGCGGCCGCGATGCTCGATCTCGTCCATTTGTGGATGGGTCAGCCGATGCGCGCACTCGCTGCTTGA
- the cphA gene encoding cyanophycin synthetase, with product MEVSRIRALRGPNLWSRHTAIEAIVTCTDLEYSIGNLAGFEARLRARFPELPALTPDAEERSVSLADALATTALHLQAAAGCPVTFSQTTQTIEPGTFQVVVQYSEEPVGRLAFDLAQQLIHAALEDGPFDLADALYRLRDLDEDVRLGPSTGSIVYAAVARGIPYRRLTEGSMVQFGWGSKQRRIQAAETDRTSAVAESIAQDKDLTKTLLHAAGVPVPLGGTVRDIEDAWKLVQEIDAPVVVKPRDGNQGKGVAVRLRTREEIEKAFEAAQDISRDVIIERYIPGHDFRLLVIGNKLVAAARRDPPQVTGDGVHTVRELVETVNADPRRGEGHATSLTKIRFDDIALATLAKQGLNADSVPEAGVRIVLRNNANLSTGGTATDVTDDVHPEIAARAVAAAQQVGLDIAGVDAVCETVIKPFEDQAGGIVEVNAAPGLRMHLQPSYGKGRAVGEAIVSTMFEDGDDGRIPLVAVSGTNGKTTTVRLIAHLIGQQGLRVGMTGTDGIYISGQRIDTGDCSGPRSARNVLMHPDVDAAVFETARGGLLREGLAYDRCDVAVVTNIGMGDHLGLSYINTVEDLAVLKSVIVRNVAPRGMAVLNAADPMVARMADACPGDVTYFTADATHPVLATHRAKGKRVVYVDGAHIVTAHGSEETRYALAAIPLTRNGAIGFQVENAMAAIGAAWALHIDAATIRAGLATFVNDAGTAPGRFNVFDYKGATVIADYGHNPDAIAALTQAIETMPARRRSVVISGAGDRRDEDIRRQTEILGGAFDDVLLYQDQCQRGREDGEVIRLLREGLVDARRTSYVDEINGEFIAIDTALARLQPGDLCLILIDQVDEALAHIAQRVTEAGAR from the coding sequence ATGGAAGTCTCCCGCATCCGCGCATTGCGCGGGCCGAACCTCTGGAGCCGTCACACCGCCATCGAGGCGATCGTGACGTGCACCGATCTGGAATACTCGATCGGCAATCTGGCCGGTTTCGAGGCCCGACTGCGCGCACGCTTCCCCGAGTTGCCCGCGCTCACGCCCGACGCTGAAGAGCGCTCGGTCTCGCTGGCCGACGCGCTGGCGACCACGGCGCTACATCTGCAAGCCGCCGCCGGTTGCCCGGTGACCTTCAGTCAAACGACGCAAACCATCGAGCCGGGCACGTTCCAGGTGGTGGTGCAATACAGCGAAGAACCGGTGGGACGTCTTGCCTTCGACCTGGCGCAGCAACTGATTCACGCCGCCCTCGAAGACGGCCCGTTCGATCTGGCCGACGCCCTCTACCGCTTGCGCGATCTGGATGAAGACGTGCGCCTCGGCCCGTCGACCGGCTCGATCGTCTATGCCGCCGTCGCGCGTGGCATTCCGTATCGCCGTCTGACCGAAGGGTCGATGGTGCAATTCGGCTGGGGCAGCAAGCAACGCCGCATTCAGGCCGCCGAGACCGACCGCACGTCGGCCGTGGCCGAGTCGATTGCGCAGGACAAGGATCTCACCAAGACGCTGCTGCACGCGGCCGGTGTACCGGTGCCGCTGGGCGGTACGGTGCGCGACATCGAAGACGCGTGGAAGTTGGTACAGGAAATCGACGCGCCAGTCGTGGTCAAGCCGCGCGACGGCAATCAGGGCAAGGGCGTGGCGGTACGTCTGCGCACGCGCGAAGAAATCGAGAAGGCGTTCGAAGCCGCGCAGGACATCAGTCGCGACGTCATCATCGAGCGCTACATTCCGGGTCATGATTTCCGTCTGCTGGTCATCGGCAACAAGCTGGTCGCCGCAGCCCGCCGCGATCCGCCGCAAGTCACCGGCGACGGCGTGCACACTGTGCGTGAGCTGGTCGAGACGGTGAACGCCGACCCGCGCCGCGGCGAAGGTCACGCCACGTCGCTGACCAAGATTCGATTCGACGACATCGCGCTGGCAACGCTCGCCAAGCAAGGCTTGAATGCGGACTCCGTGCCGGAAGCCGGTGTGCGCATCGTCCTGCGCAACAACGCCAACCTGTCGACGGGCGGCACCGCCACCGACGTGACGGACGACGTCCACCCCGAAATCGCCGCGCGCGCCGTTGCGGCCGCACAGCAGGTCGGTCTGGACATCGCCGGCGTCGACGCCGTGTGCGAAACCGTCATCAAGCCGTTCGAGGATCAGGCAGGCGGCATTGTAGAAGTCAACGCCGCGCCGGGCCTGCGCATGCACCTTCAGCCGTCGTACGGCAAAGGACGTGCGGTCGGCGAAGCCATCGTCTCGACCATGTTCGAAGACGGCGACGACGGTCGCATCCCCCTCGTGGCTGTCTCGGGCACGAACGGCAAGACCACCACGGTTCGCCTGATTGCCCACCTAATCGGGCAACAAGGTCTGCGTGTCGGCATGACCGGCACAGACGGCATCTATATCAGCGGTCAGCGTATCGATACCGGCGATTGCAGCGGCCCGCGCAGCGCGCGCAATGTGCTGATGCATCCGGACGTCGATGCTGCCGTGTTCGAAACGGCGCGTGGCGGACTGCTGCGTGAAGGTCTCGCGTACGATCGTTGCGACGTCGCCGTGGTGACCAACATCGGCATGGGCGACCACCTCGGCTTGTCGTACATCAACACGGTCGAAGACCTCGCCGTGCTCAAGAGCGTGATCGTGCGCAACGTCGCGCCGCGCGGCATGGCCGTGCTCAATGCCGCCGACCCGATGGTCGCGCGCATGGCCGACGCCTGCCCGGGCGACGTGACTTACTTCACGGCCGACGCCACGCATCCGGTGCTCGCCACGCACCGCGCCAAGGGCAAGCGCGTGGTCTATGTCGACGGCGCTCACATCGTGACGGCGCACGGCAGCGAAGAAACCCGCTATGCGCTGGCGGCGATTCCGCTCACGCGCAACGGCGCCATCGGCTTCCAGGTCGAGAACGCAATGGCCGCCATCGGTGCCGCATGGGCGTTGCATATCGACGCAGCCACGATTCGCGCCGGTCTTGCGACCTTCGTGAACGATGCTGGTACGGCCCCTGGCCGCTTCAACGTGTTCGATTACAAGGGCGCGACGGTGATTGCCGATTACGGCCATAACCCGGACGCCATTGCCGCACTCACGCAGGCCATCGAAACCATGCCGGCGCGCCGTCGCTCGGTGGTGATTTCGGGTGCCGGAGACCGTCGCGACGAAGACATTCGCCGTCAGACGGAAATCCTGGGGGGCGCGTTCGACGACGTGCTGCTTTATCAGGACCAGTGCCAGCGTGGTCGGGAAGACGGCGAAGTCATCCGGTTGCTGCGTGAAGGACTGGTCGACGCACGCCGCACGAGCTACGTCGACGAGATCAACGGCGAGTTCATCGCCATCGACACGGCCCTCGCCCGCCTGCAACCCGGCGACCTGTGCCTGATCCTCATCGACCAGGTGGACGAAGCGCTGGCACACATCGCGCAGCGCGTGACAGAGGCTGGCGCACGCTAG
- a CDS encoding GNAT family N-acetyltransferase translates to MTLQEAVRVRLATPNEVSRLLGVERSAGEVFRAVPGLQALADGEPIAEARHRQWVAQGTEWVATDREGVPVGFLAGEVFDDVLHVWEMSVHRQWQGRGIGRALMDVAVAYARAAGLRALTLTTFRDVPWNAPFYARLGFVPVPAADLDVRLQATLADEVAAGLPAERRCAMQRRLVSP, encoded by the coding sequence TTGACGCTTCAAGAGGCGGTGCGAGTGCGGCTCGCGACGCCGAACGAGGTGTCGCGGTTGCTCGGCGTCGAGCGTAGTGCTGGCGAGGTGTTCCGGGCGGTGCCGGGCTTGCAGGCACTGGCAGACGGCGAGCCGATTGCCGAGGCACGTCATCGCCAGTGGGTGGCGCAGGGCACTGAGTGGGTGGCGACGGATAGGGAAGGCGTACCCGTTGGCTTTCTCGCCGGTGAGGTGTTCGACGATGTTCTGCACGTATGGGAGATGTCGGTGCATCGCCAGTGGCAAGGTCGGGGAATTGGGCGGGCGCTGATGGATGTGGCCGTAGCGTATGCGCGCGCCGCCGGGCTTCGGGCGCTCACGCTCACGACGTTTCGCGACGTGCCGTGGAACGCTCCGTTTTACGCCCGTTTGGGCTTTGTGCCGGTGCCCGCCGCCGACCTCGACGTCCGCTTGCAGGCAACGCTCGCCGACGAGGTCGCCGCCGGGCTCCCGGCGGAACGTCGCTGTGCAATGCAGCGACGACTCGTCAGTCCGTAA
- a CDS encoding LysR family transcriptional regulator: MDRLQAMQVFTRVVEANSFSRAADNLGLPRTSVTTIIQNLESHLGTRLLQRTTRRLNLTPDGAAYYERCLRILADIEETESSFRESSQRVRGKLRIDMPGSLGKLVVLPSLCEFHDRYPEIELMVGMGDKPVDLIQEGVDCVLRVGTLQDSSLVARRVGMFQSLTCASPAYLERMGMPHTLDDLQRHTAVHYFSSRTGRVIEEQFVVDGKEVEVHMQGSVAVNDAEAYLQLGLSGFGTVQLARFMALPYLQSGQLVEILHQWKPPPMPISAVYPHNRHLSPKVRVFVDFIAEIFERCPLLQGLDETAGQCKPTVAAADADSAANDRWAAYGTEMSPQEVVI, encoded by the coding sequence ATGGATCGCTTGCAAGCGATGCAGGTCTTCACGCGGGTGGTCGAGGCGAACAGCTTCTCGCGTGCCGCCGACAACCTCGGGTTGCCGCGTACCTCGGTGACCACGATCATTCAGAATCTGGAGTCGCATCTGGGCACGCGTTTGCTCCAGCGTACGACTCGCCGACTCAACCTGACGCCGGACGGCGCGGCGTATTACGAGCGCTGCCTGCGCATCCTCGCGGATATCGAAGAGACGGAATCGTCTTTCCGCGAAAGCAGTCAGCGGGTGCGGGGCAAGCTGCGCATCGACATGCCGGGCTCGCTCGGCAAACTCGTGGTGCTGCCGTCGCTGTGCGAGTTTCACGACCGTTATCCGGAAATCGAATTGATGGTCGGCATGGGCGACAAGCCCGTCGATCTGATTCAGGAAGGGGTCGATTGCGTGCTGCGTGTGGGCACGCTTCAGGATTCGAGCCTTGTCGCACGACGCGTGGGTATGTTTCAGAGTCTGACGTGCGCGTCGCCCGCTTACCTTGAGCGCATGGGCATGCCGCATACGCTTGACGATCTTCAGCGTCACACGGCCGTGCACTATTTTTCGAGCCGCACGGGCCGCGTGATCGAAGAGCAGTTCGTCGTGGACGGCAAGGAAGTCGAAGTCCACATGCAGGGCTCGGTCGCGGTGAACGACGCCGAGGCGTATCTGCAACTCGGGTTATCGGGTTTCGGCACTGTGCAACTGGCGCGTTTCATGGCGTTGCCGTATCTGCAATCGGGCCAACTGGTCGAGATCCTGCACCAATGGAAACCGCCCCCGATGCCGATTTCGGCGGTGTACCCGCATAACCGCCATCTGTCGCCAAAGGTGCGCGTATTTGTCGACTTCATCGCCGAAATCTTCGAAAGATGCCCGTTGTTGCAGGGGCTCGACGAGACGGCGGGTCAATGCAAGCCGACCGTCGCGGCGGCCGATGCCGACTCGGCAGCGAACGATCGCTGGGCGGCCTACGGCACGGAAATGTCGCCGCAGGAGGTCGTGATTTGA